A DNA window from Jaculus jaculus isolate mJacJac1 chromosome 1, mJacJac1.mat.Y.cur, whole genome shotgun sequence contains the following coding sequences:
- the Casq1 gene encoding calsequestrin-1 has translation MSATDRTGARAVPRLRLALLCLLVLGALKSGVQGEEGLDFPEYDGVDRVINVNAKNYKNVFKKYEVLALLYHEPPEDDKASQRQFEMEELILELAAQVLEDKGVGFGLVDSEKDAAVAKKLGLTEEDSVYVFKGDEVIEYDGEFSADTLVEFLLDVLEDPVELIEGERELQAFENIEDEIKLIGYFKSKDSEHYKAFEDAAEEFHPYIPFFATFDSKVAKKLTLKLNEIDFYEAFTDEPVTIPDKPNSEEEIVNFVEEHRRSTLRKLKPESMYETWEDDLDGIHIVAFAEEADPDGYEFLETLKAVAQDNTENPDLSIIWIDPDDFPLLVPYWEKTFDIDLSAPQIGVVNVTDADSIWMEMDDEEDLPSAEELEDWLEDVLEGEINTEDDDDDDDDDDDDDDDDDD, from the exons ATGAGTGCTACAGACAGAACGGGGGCCAGAGCAGTGCCCAGGCTGCGGCTGGCACTGCTGTGTCTACTGGTGCTAGGGGCACTCAAGTCAGGGGTCCAGGGGGAGGAAGGGCTGGACTTCCCCGAGTACGATGGTGTGGACCGCGTGATCAATGTCAACGCGAAGAACTACAAGAACGTGTTCAAGAAGTACGAGGTGCTGGCGCTCCTCTACCACGAGCCGCCTGAGGATGACAAGGCCTCACAGAGACAGTTTGAGATGGAGGAGCTGATCCTGGAG TTAGCAGCCCAAGTCCTAGAAGACAAGGGGGTCGGCTTCGGGCTGGTGGACTCTGAGAAGGATGCAGCGGTGGCCAAGAAACTAG gACTAACGGAAGAGGACAGTGTTTATGTGTTCAAGGGAGATGAAGTCATtgagtatgatggagagttttCTGCGGACACCCTGGTGGAGTTTTTGCTTGAT GTCCTAGAGGACCCTGTGGAATTGATCGAGGGTGAACGAGAGCTACAAGCATTTGAGAATATTGAGGATGAGATCAAACTCATTGGCTACTTCAAGAGCAAAGACTCAGAGC ATTACAAAGCCTTCGAGGATGCAGCTGAGGAGTTTCACCCCTACATCCCCTTCTTCGCCACCTTCGACAGCAAG GTGGCAAAGAAGCTGACCCTGAAGTTGAATGAAATCGATTTCTATGAGGCCTTTACGGATGAGCCAGTGACCATCCCAGACAAACCCAACAGTGAAGAGGAGATTGTCAACTTCGTGGAGGAACACAGGAG aTCAACACTGAGGAAACTGAAGCCTGAGAGTATGTATGAAACCTGG GAGGATGATCTGGATGGAATCCACATTGTGGCCTTTGCAGAGGAAGCTGACCCTG ATGGCTACGAGTTCTTAGAGACGCTCAAGGCTGTGGCCCAAGATAACACTGAGAATCCTGATCTCAGCATCATCTGGATTGACCCTGATGACTTCCCCTTG CTGGTTCCATACTGGGAGAAGACATTTGACATCGACTTGTCAGCCCCACAAATAGGAGTCGTCAATGTCACAGAT GCGGACAGCATATGGATGGAGATGGATGACGAGGAAGACCTGCCTTCCGCTGAGGAGCTGGAGGACTGGCTGGAGGACGTGCTAGAGGGCGAGATCAACACAGAGGatgacgacgacgacgacgacgatgACGACGACGATGATGACGATGACGATGACTAG